The nucleotide sequence AAGCGCACCGCCCGGGTCATGCGCCGTATCGGCCTGCAAGGGCTGCGGCTGCGTCGCCGACACCGCACCACGATCCCGGACCCGGCCGCGGCCAAGGCCCCGGACCTCATCGGCCGGGACTTCACCGCCGGGGCCCCGAACCAGCGCTACGTCGGCGACATCACCTACCTGCCCGTGGGTGAGCGCGGGTTCCTCTACCTCGCGACCGTGCTGGACCTGCACTCGAGGCGGCTGGTCGGGTACGCCATCGCCGACCACATGCGCGCCGACCTCGTCGTCGACGCCCTGACCGCCGCGCGGCGAACCAGGGGCAGCCTGGACGGCGCGGTCTTCCACTCCGACCACGGCGGGCAGTACACGTCGAAGAGCTTCGCTGCCGCCTGCGCGGCGGGCGGGGTACGCCAGTCGATGAGCGCGGTGGGCAGTTCGGCCGACAACGCCGCGGCCGAGTCGTTCAACGCCACCCTCAAGCGCGAGACCCTGCAAGGCCGCCGCGCGTTCACCGACGAACGCGACGCCCGGCTGACCACCTTCCGATGGCTGCACCGCTACAACACCACCCGCCGCCACTCCCGCCTCGGCAACAGGTCACCGATCACCTACGAGCGCACCACAGAAACATCAACTACGCTGGCGGAAGCCGCATGATCCCCGTGTCCAAGATCCGGGGGTAAGCCCCGGCTGAACCTGAACGCCGATCTGGCCAAGCTGGGTTCCGCGCCCCGTATTGCGCCGGACGACTCCGCTGCCCGGCAGCTGACCCGGTACGGCACACCGACTGGACACGGCCATCTACCGGTCGTCACGGTGCACCCGATCGGTGACGGCGTCGCCCCCGGACACGAACGGGTCTACGGCGACCGCGTCGACTCCTCCCGGATCCGCCAACTCTTCGTGAACCGCGGCGGGCACTGCCAGCACACCGCGGCCGAGGAACTGACGGCGTTGCGCGTGCTGCGGGACCGCGTCGAAACCGGCCGGTGGTCGTCGACGTCGCCGGAGGTCCTGAACGCCGAGGCAAACCGGATCGGGCCGGAATTCCACGGCATTTACGACTGGCTGCACAACGAGCAGGGCAGCACCGCACCCGCCTTCGCGCGGTACCGGCCCGCCCCGTTGCCGCGAGCAGCCTGATCATCCGACGAGCCGGGCGGCAGGGAGACCTGCCGCCCGGCTTCATTGCCCGTGGTAGCGCAGGCCGGTACGGCGCAGGACGACCCATCGCTCGCCAGGCCGGTCCGCGACGACCGAGCACCAGCGTGGCGCCACCGCAGCGATCAGCTCGCCACCCCGTTCGATGAGTGAACTCACCGTGGGTTCACCCACCACGATGAGCGCGGACCAGTCGACGTGCGACAGAAGGTTGTCCTCGATCACCCCGAACTGTTCGTCGAGAACCGTGACGACGTCGTGCCCGGTGTCCGGCCCGAAACGGACCTCGCCGACGTTCGGCACCTCGTCCTCGACGACCGGGGCCTCGTCGTCGTCGAATTCGAAGCGTCTTCCTCGTCGTCGCGCTGTTCCGACCAGACGTGCGCCTCGAGCCGGGAGATGCGTTCGCTCAAGGTCGACCGACTGCTCAGCGGTCAGGAGCAGGGTTACCGTGCGTCCGTGGGCCAGGGTGAAGGTCAGCGCGGCCTTTCGGTAGCAGCCCGGGGCGGATGCGGTCGCGGTGCGGCCAGTGTGCCGTCGTGTAGATTTCCGCCGTGGGTTTTGACTGCACGCTGCACGTCGTCGATGAGACGTCGCTAGCGCGGTTCTCAGCTTGGTTCCTGTGTGGAGGACACGTGGATGGTGCGTTCGGCGCAAGGCTGGACGCATCTCTGCTGGTCGATAAGACCGTAAGCCTGATCGCCGAGGACGCAACGCGTGGCGCGCGTGCGGTTGGCGAGCTCGCGCTGATGTACGTGTCTACCGAGACTCCGCACGTGTACAGCCGAGGCTTCGCGCTGTCGCTGTGGAATGACGAGGTCACGGGCGCGCCGCTGCCGACCGGGCTGCTCGACAGCGTCGAGAGTGCGATCCCGGATGTCGTACGCGAATACCCCGCGATCGCGGGCCGCGTCCCGTGGATGTTCGACGGCAACTACTGCATCGGTCCGTTCGTGGCCGCGCGTAACGTGCCGCCGCTGCTCACCCACGTCGAGCGCGTCATCGAGGCGATGGTGCCCGGCGAGCGCGGGCCGTACCTGCCGCTGCTCAAGGTGCTGCGCGTCGCGGCCGCCCGGGGACACGCGTACTGGGAGGGCACCGACATCCCAGTATCGCAGGCGAACGAGGACTGGCTGGCGAGCAACGCGACGGAGGGGGTGCGCGTCGAGCCGAATCCCGTCGAGGGCATCCTCGTGCGACCAATCGCGATCCGCCACACGACCTGGCTCCTGCATGATGATTGGAAGCTGCACGAGGTCGACGTCGCGACGTTTCCCCCGAGGGTGACCACCCACGATGCCATTCAAGTCGTGCTCGCGGCGTTCACGCCGTGGAACACGCTACTGGTCCGGATCGCGACCGATCCCAATCAACGCCCCTACCGATTCTCATACGCGGAACTACCTGTCGACCCCGCACAGGCGGGGCTGGAATTACAGGCCGCAGCGGTGACGGGGCGCCTGGCTGCGCCGCTCGAGCTCGACGTGCCGTTCGAGATCGGCGAGGCGTACGGCACGGCGGGAGGTGTCCTGCTCCTGCCTGAGCGCTACGGCAACGTCACGACGCAAGGGCCCCACGTGCTGCGCGTCGGAGGCCTCGTGGAACGCGTCGAGGCGCCCGCTCCGACCTGTAAGCCTGGTGACCTCGAGTGCGGCGCCGCACCGTTCGGGGACGGCTCGCTGCTGGTGATTTGGGACTGTCGGCCGTACCGCTGGGACGGCGGTCGTGCGCTGGTGCCGCTCGGCGATGAGGAGTTCGGCGTCCCCGACGACCTTCTCGCGACGGTCACGCTTCCCGACGGCTCGATCGTCGGAGGGTTCGGTCGCAAGCTCCTGCGGATCGATCGCGAGGGCCGGCGTTCCACGGTGCTGCCGCTCACCAACGTCATGGCCGTTGGGAACGGTCCTGGGGACGTGCTGGTGATCATGGAGGGCGATAACCCCGAGGCCGACGCGTTCAAGCTATGGTGGCCGGGATCGCGCGAGGTCACCCATGTTCAGCCTGAGGTGCTCGGCCTCGAGTCCCAGCCGACACTCTCATATTACGATCCGGTCCGCGAGCAACTGGTCGCCATGCGTCCCGGTGCATGGCACGCGGTCGCGTGGGCCACGCTCGCTGCGCTGCCCCGCGTCGATCTGACGACGTTCGAAAGGGAGCACACGCGGCTCGAGGCCCGAATGAAGTGGCGCTGAACCTTTCGAAACGCGGCCAGCGGAACCGTCCTCGGCCACACGCTTGTGTAGCTGTCCCGGTCCCAGCACCACGACGAGCAGGGCGTCAACCTGTACGGTGCCAATACCTGTCGCACCTGCTGTGAGCTGGGACTTCGTGAGGTTGGGGCACCTTCGTGGTCATGGTGTTCCGATTGATCTATCTGGTCGCGATCCGCGTGTTCGACGCTCTGCTCCTCGCCGCTCGCAGCGACCGCGCGGTGCTCGCGGAACTGCTGGCCCTGCGCCACGAGGTCGCGGTGCTGCGCCGTCAGGTCCACGGCCGACCACGCCTGTCCTGGCCGGATCGGGCGTTCCTGTCCGCGCTGGCCCGGCGGCTGCCCCGCGCGGTCCGCGCCCACCGGATCGTGACCCCGGCGACCTTGCTGGCCTGGCACCGCCGGCTGGTCCAATGCCACTGGACCTACCCCCACCGTGGCGGCCGACCACCCGTCAGCGACGAGATCCGCGAGCTCATCCGCCGGATGGCCCGAGACAACCCCCGCTGGGGCCACAAGAGAATCCAAGGCGAACACTGCTCGGGCTCGGCCACCGTGTCGGCCTCGGCACCATCCGCCGAATCCTGGCTTAAGGTCGCCTCGGCCCTGTCAAGCCCCGGGTTTGATGGAGAGTTGGTTAGCTGGTTTTCAGGGGTGCGGTGACGGGGTGGGTCATCACGTGTAGTGCCTCGTGTTCGGCGGGTGGGACGTGGCCGAGCTCGCCGTGCAGGCGCCGGTTGTTGTACCAGTCGATGTATTCGACGGTGGCTATCTCCAGGTCGTCGAGCCCACGCCACGGGCCCTTGTTGCGGACGAGTTCGGCCTTGTACAGGGAGTTGAACGCCTCGGCCATCGCGTTGTCGTACGAGTCACCCTTGGAGCCGACCGAGGCGACGGCACCGGCCTCGGCGAGCCGCTGGCTGTAGCGGATCGCTCGATATTGGACTCCCCGGTCCGAGTGATGGATCAATCCGCCCAGGTCAGCGCCTTGATTTTCGCGGCGCCAGATCGCCATCTTCAGCGCGTCGAGGGCCAGATCGGTGTAGAGCGACGTGGACACCTGCCAGCCGACGATCATGCGGGAGTGCACGTCGAGGACGAACGCGGCGTACACCCAGCCCACGGCGGTGCGCACGTAGGTGAGGTCAGCGACCCACAGCTGGTTCGGATGCTCCGCGGTGAAGTCACGTTTGATCAGGTCACCGGGGCGTCCCGTCTCGGCTGCGGGCCGGGTCGTGCGCGGCGACCTGTCGCGCAGCAGCCCGCGTAGCCCGGACTCGCGCATCAGCCGTTCGACCGTGCACCGGGCCACCCGCACCCCTTGGCGGTGCAGCTCATGCCAGATCTTGCGGGCCCCGTAGACACCGTAGTTCTCGGCGTGGATCTGCTCGATCATCGCGGTCAGTTCCTCATCGCGCCGACAGCGGGCGCTGGCGGGACGGGTCTTGGCGGCGTAGTAGGTCGACGGTGCGATCTGTGCCGGCGTGTCTTCGAGCGCCCGCAGGACCGGCTGGACACCGTGTTCGACCCGCTGGGAGTCGACGAACTCGACCTTCATCGCGACGGACGGTCCAACTCCGCCGCGAAGAAAGACGCCGCGGACTTCAGGATCTGGTTCGCCCGCCGCAGCTCACGATTCTCCCGTTCCAACGCGGCGAGGCGTTCGGCATCGCTGCTGGTGGTGCCCGGCCGGTCTCCGGCGTCGGTCTCGGCCTTCTTCACCCACGTACGCAACGCCTCAGGATGAACCCCGAGCTGACCGGCGATCCGACGGATCGCCCCGGTCGCGGAAGCCGGGTCCCGGCGGGCCTCGACCGCCAACCGGGTCGCACGCTCACGCAGCTCATCGTTGTACTTCTTCGGTGCGGGCATCGCTGGTGTTCCTCCCAGGTTTCGATGTCTCCATCAAACCCGGTGCGGAACAGGGTCCGCGAGCGCCGCTACCGTGGCCAGCCGAGCATGGCCGTGTCGGCGATCTCCTGGAGTTCGTCGGGGCCGAGGCCACCGGCGGCCTGGACGGCGATGCCGAAGCCCACCGTCATGACGTACCGGGCGAGTCGCGCCGGATCGGCGTCGGGCGGGAGGTCACCCTCGTCGAGGGCGCGCCGGAAGCGCTCCTCGAGACGTACGCCGGCGTCGTTGCGCCACTCGACGAGCACCTGGCGGGCGGGTCGACCGTCGTCGCCGGACGCCAGCGCACCCTGGACGGTCAGGCATCCGGAGGGTGCGTCGGGACGGGTCGTGGTCTGCACCGCGCCACGGAGGAGCGCCTCGGCCACCGCTCGCGCGGTCGGTTCCGTCAGGGCGTACGTCGCGTAGGAGGCCGGTCCCTGGCCGTACCGATGGAGGGCCTTGCGGAAGAGCTGTTCCTTGTTGCCGAAGGCCGCGTACATGCTCGTCTTGGTGATTCCCATCGCACCGGTCAGGTCGGTGAGGCTCGCGCCTTCGTAGCCGCGCGCCCAGAACACCTGCATGGCGCGCTCCAGCGCCTCGTCGATGTCGAACCCCCGGGGCGGCCGACGGCGGCCCTGCGGAACTCACCCATACAGTCAGCGTACTTCTCGGTACAGAACTGTCCGCGGCTACGGCTCGTCGTCGGCGTGCCCGGTTCCGGGGCGTCGGTTGGTCGCGGCGGGGTAGACGCGGGTCTCGGTGGCCTTGACGGCGACCCAGACCGGTTGGCCGGGTGCGAGGCGCAGTTGGGCGGCGGCCAGCGGGGTGATGTCGGCGGCCACCCCGATCGCTCCGCCGAGCTGTACCCGCAGGTTGTCGCCGTGCCGTTCGACGCCGGTGACGGTGGCCTGCCAGGTGTTGCGTGGGCTGCCGTCCGGGCGGTTCGAGTGCAGGGCGACGGCCGACGGTGGGAAGGCGACGAAGACGTCACCGTCGCCGCGTTCGCCGGTGGTGAGGGTGAACCCGGCACCGACGACGATGCTGTGCCCGTCGGCGTGGCCCCGGTAGAGGTTGAGCCCGACGAGCCGGGCGACGTAGTCGGTGCGGGGCTGGGCGGTGATGGTGGCGGCGTCCCCCTCCTGCACCACCTCGCCGTGTTCGACGATGACGAGCCGGTCGGCGAGGACGAGGGCGTCGAGCGGGTCGTGGGTGACCAGCAGGGTCGCTCCGGTGTGCGCGGCGAGGTGTCGCTGGAGCTGGGCGCGGGTGTCGAGCCGGGTGCGGGCGTCGAGCGCGGCGAGGGGTTCGTCGAGGAGCAGCAGCGCCGGGTCGACGGCGAGGGCGCGGGCCAGGGCGACCCGTTGGGCCTGCCCGCCGGAGAGCTGTCGGGGCTTGCTCCGGGCGTGTTCGGCCAGCCCCATCCGCGCCAGCCATTCGGCGCCGCGCTGCCGCGCCTGCTGCCGGGGCAGGCCGTGCCGGCGGGGCCCGAACGCGATGTTGTCCAGGGCGGTCAGATGCGGGAAGAGGAGGTAGTCCTGGAAGACCACGCCGATCGGACGCCGTTCGGTAGGCGTCCAGATCCGCCGGTCCGGGCGGTCGAGAACCCGGCCGGCCACGGTGAGGTGTCCCCCGGAGAGCGGCAGCAGGCCGGCGAGGGCACGCAGCGCGGTGGTCTTGCCCGCCCCGTTGGGGCCGAGAAGCGCGACGACCTCACCGGCGTCGACGGTCAGCGGCAGGTCGAGCCGGAACGTGCCGCGGTGCACGATCAGGTGGGCGTCGAGCACCGGGCCCGCTGCCGCCGGCCCGGACGCGCCACCGCCGCCGGACGCGCCACCGCCGCCGTGCGCGCCGCCGTACACGGTCAGGTCGGCGGTCACGGCGCGGTGATCCAGCGGTCGCGGAGGCTGGCGAGGATGGCGACGGAGACGGTGAGCAGGACCAGGCTGAGCACGATCGCGGCTTCCAGATCGGTCTCCAGGGCCAGGTAGACAGCCAGTGGCATGGTCTGGGTGCGGCCGGGGAAGTTGCCGGCGAAGGTGATGGTGGCGCCGAACTCGCCGAGGGCCCGCGCCCAGCACAGTACGGCTCCGGCGGCGATGCCGGGGGCGACCAGCGGCAGGGTGACGTGGGTGAAGGTGGTCCACCGACTGGCGCCGAGGGTGGCGGCGGCCTCCTCGTAGCGGGTGTCCGCGCCGCGTAGTGCGCCCTCGACGGCGATGATCAGGAACGGCATCGCGACGAACGCCTCGGCGAGTACGACGCCGGCGGTGGTGAACGGCAGGGTGATCCCGAAGGTGGCGTCGAGCCAGCCGCCGAGCAGTCCCCGGCGGCCGAAGACGAGCAGCAGGGCGACGCCGCCGACCACCGGCGGCAGGACGAGCGGGACGGTGACCAGGGCGCGTACGACCCGGCGGCCGGGGAACTCGACCCGGGCGAGCAGCCAGGCCAGCGGTACGCCGAAGAGCAGGCAGAGCAGGGTGGCCAGGGTGGCGGTCTGTAGCGACAGCCGCAGCGCGGTGACCACGCCCGGATCGGCGAGCCGCTGCGGCAGCGTGGTCCACGGGGTGCGGACCAGCAGCCCGACCAGTGGCAGCACCAGAAAGAGCAATCCCAGTGAGGCCGGCAGGAGCAACGCGACCGGCACTCGCCCGGTGCGTCTGGGGCGTGACGGTGGCGCTGCCTGGCCGGGCCGCGCCACCGCGTCGTCGAGCAGCGACATCGGCTACGGGGCCTGGAACCCGGCAGCGGTGAGGACGGTCCTGCCGGCGTCGGAGAGTACGTGGCTGACGAACGCCTGGGCGGCGGTCCTGTTGGGAGCGTTCCTGACCACGACGATCGGGTAGTCGTTCACCGCTGCGGCCGACTCGGGGAACTCGATCCCGTCGACGTCGGCGGTAGTGGCCTTCGCGTCGGTGCGGTAGACCAGCGCGGCGTCGACCTCGCCCAGTTTCACCTTCGACAGGGCGGCCTTGACGTCCTGCTCCAGGGTGACCGGGGTGAGTTTCACGCCCGCGGTGTCGAGGGCCTTCTTCGCGGCCGCCCCGCAGGGCACCTGCTCGGCGCAGAGCGCCACCTTGGCGTCGGGTCCGGTCAGTTCGGTCAGCCCGGTCACCCCGTCCGGGTTGCCCTTCGGCACCACGATGACGAGCTGGTTGCGTACGAAAGTCGTCGGTGTGCCGTCGCCGTTGCCGGCATCGGTGACGACCTTCATGTTCGCCGGGGCGGCGGAGGCGAACACGTCGGCCGGCGCGCCCTCGTTGATCTGGGTGGCCAGCGCGGAACTGCCGGCGAAGCTGAACGTCACCCGTACCCCGGGGTTCGCCGCCTCGAAGTCCTTGCCGATCCGGGTGAACGACTCGGTGAGCGACGCGGCGGCGAAGACCGTGACGTTGCCGGTCAGCGCGGCGCCGCCGGACGGTCGCGGGCCGGCGGAACCGTCCCCGCCGCCGCAGCCGGCCAGTGCGACCAACGCCGAAGCGGTGAGGCCGGCCAGGGCGGTGCGGAACCGTCGTCCTCTCACGAGCCGGTCCTTCCGCTGCTGACCGCGGGTGTCCCGCTACCTGCCGTGGATGTTCCCCTGCTGACCGCAGGTGTCGTGGGCCGTTCCACGACGACCGTGGTCGACTTGATCACTGCCACCGCCACCGAACCGACCTCGAGACCGAGATCGTCGGCCGCCTCGCGACTCAGCAGCGAGACCAGCCGGAACGGGCCGGCCTGGATGTCCACCTGCGCCATCACCGCGTCCTTGACCACGGCGGTGACGATGCCGCGCAGCCGGTTACGCGCCGACGACCCGTCGGTACGGCCGTCGGGACCAGTGGCCTGCGCGCGCACGAACCCGGCGAGGTCCACCCCGTCGATCATCCGGTGGCCGTGCTCGTCCCGACTCGCCGGCAGCCGTCCGGCGTCGATCCACCGCCGCACCGTGTCCACGCTGACGCCGAGCAACTCGGCCGCCTCACCCATCCGGAACACCGTCACGCCGTCAACCTAGCCGACCGCAACTGCCCCGGTCCATCGGCCAAATCTGCCGTATCCGCGATAGCCGTTCCCTTGTGGGGGTCGCAGTTGCACGGTGACGGATCGGTTGCGGTTCGAGGTTGGGCGGGGCCATGCCTCCGATGGCTCGCCCGCGATGACGACGCGGCCTCGAAATCCACCCGACTTCATTTATAGTTGTCGATGTGTTCGCCCAGGCGTCCGGTCCCATCCGCACCCGAGTCAGGACAGAGCCATGAAACGCATCCCACCGAGAGCCGTCGTCGCCGTCGGGCTCGCGATCGCACTGGTCGCCGGCCCGATGAAGGCACCGGCCATCGCTGCGGCGACCGTCCCGATCACGCTGACCGGCGCCAGCGCCACCAGCCCCAGCGCCGACGTCGTGATCGCCGGTCGGGCCGTGACGATCACCGCA is from Micromonospora sp. WMMD1102 and encodes:
- a CDS encoding TOBE domain-containing protein; this encodes MTVFRMGEAAELLGVSVDTVRRWIDAGRLPASRDEHGHRMIDGVDLAGFVRAQATGPDGRTDGSSARNRLRGIVTAVVKDAVMAQVDIQAGPFRLVSLLSREAADDLGLEVGSVAVAVIKSTTVVVERPTTPAVSRGTSTAGSGTPAVSSGRTGS
- a CDS encoding ABC transporter ATP-binding protein, encoding MLDAHLIVHRGTFRLDLPLTVDAGEVVALLGPNGAGKTTALRALAGLLPLSGGHLTVAGRVLDRPDRRIWTPTERRPIGVVFQDYLLFPHLTALDNIAFGPRRHGLPRQQARQRGAEWLARMGLAEHARSKPRQLSGGQAQRVALARALAVDPALLLLDEPLAALDARTRLDTRAQLQRHLAAHTGATLLVTHDPLDALVLADRLVIVEHGEVVQEGDAATITAQPRTDYVARLVGLNLYRGHADGHSIVVGAGFTLTTGERGDGDVFVAFPPSAVALHSNRPDGSPRNTWQATVTGVERHGDNLRVQLGGAIGVAADITPLAAAQLRLAPGQPVWVAVKATETRVYPAATNRRPGTGHADDEP
- a CDS encoding TetR/AcrR family transcriptional regulator encodes the protein MQVFWARGYEGASLTDLTGAMGITKTSMYAAFGNKEQLFRKALHRYGQGPASYATYALTEPTARAVAEALLRGAVQTTTRPDAPSGCLTVQGALASGDDGRPARQVLVEWRNDAGVRLEERFRRALDEGDLPPDADPARLARYVMTVGFGIAVQAAGGLGPDELQEIADTAMLGWPR
- a CDS encoding IS3 family transposase (programmed frameshift), which codes for MVMKHYPQQFKADAVALYRSRPEATIAQVAADLGINRETLRSWIRIDDQQRGASPMVRVGAAASSDAGSVEAENAVLRRRVRELEEERDILRKAARYFAGGDALVNRFQFVDDHQTRYGVKRLCRIVGVARSSFYYWKASAGARAVRERADAELADRIRAVHAAHDGTYGVPRITAELREQGEAVNHKRTARVMRRIGLQGLRLRRRHRTTIPDPAAAKAPDLIGRDFTAGAPNQRYVGDITYLPVGERGFLYLATVLDLHSRRLVGYAIADHMRADLVVDALTAARRTRGSLDGAVFHSDHGGQYTSKSFAAACAAGGVRQSMSAVGSSADNAAAESFNATLKRETLQGRRAFTDERDARLTTFRWLHRYNTTRRHSRLGNRSPITYERTTETSTTLAEAA
- the modA gene encoding molybdate ABC transporter substrate-binding protein; its protein translation is MAGCGGGDGSAGPRPSGGAALTGNVTVFAAASLTESFTRIGKDFEAANPGVRVTFSFAGSSALATQINEGAPADVFASAAPANMKVVTDAGNGDGTPTTFVRNQLVIVVPKGNPDGVTGLTELTGPDAKVALCAEQVPCGAAAKKALDTAGVKLTPVTLEQDVKAALSKVKLGEVDAALVYRTDAKATTADVDGIEFPESAAAVNDYPIVVVRNAPNRTAAQAFVSHVLSDAGRTVLTAAGFQAP
- a CDS encoding ABC transporter permease: MSLLDDAVARPGQAAPPSRPRRTGRVPVALLLPASLGLLFLVLPLVGLLVRTPWTTLPQRLADPGVVTALRLSLQTATLATLLCLLFGVPLAWLLARVEFPGRRVVRALVTVPLVLPPVVGGVALLLVFGRRGLLGGWLDATFGITLPFTTAGVVLAEAFVAMPFLIIAVEGALRGADTRYEEAAATLGASRWTTFTHVTLPLVAPGIAAGAVLCWARALGEFGATITFAGNFPGRTQTMPLAVYLALETDLEAAIVLSLVLLTVSVAILASLRDRWITAP